DNA sequence from the Rhizoctonia solani chromosome 14, complete sequence genome:
GCATACTATCGCCATCAGAGTTTGAGTCTGGAAGAGGCGGGATAGGAAGGATTTCAGAGCTTAAGTGGGTGGATCTCGAGTAAGACCGATAGTGTGGACGTGCAATAGAGGAAGGGCGGCGAGAAAGACTAGAATTCGGTCGATTGTGGGAACAATCGATATTAGTATCATGTAGATCGTGTGTGATTTCTGTAGGTCCAGAGCGCCCCCGGTTCCGAGTGATTTGAGGCACAGGTGGGATACTCTCATCCGTAGCGCAAGAGCCCGTGGAGAAGGATGAGCTTTGTGACCGACTCCTGGCGGGATCCACAGCCACAGGAGGTCTCGAAGCCTGGCCTCCTGGTCGAGGTATACCACTCGGTTTTTCTCTAGAGGAGCGTGCATGTGCGCTAATCATAGGCGAGGCATTTCGTGTGTCATCTTCTTGGGAGTAATCAGAAGCATCATCATTATGCCACTCGTTCCGGTGTTGAATAACCCCTGGGCACGGATGGTATTATCAACGTAAAAGTATAAATTTGCTTTTCAACCAACCCACCCATATATCGACTTCCTCGGCGCATTATACGATCACTTTGAACCAGAGTCACTTAACTTTCGAGCGTAGAAGAGAGAGGCAGAAGAGGCAGGAAGGAGGTCAAATTCACCACCGAGGTCAGTTTGAGATAGGAGTTAGGAGGTGCATCCCGAGGAGCGGAGCGGTAACAGGTCCCTGTCGGCAAAACAGAAGTAAATGGGCCTCAGATCCATGGAAAGGATAAAGGGTAGTATCTGTAGGTCATTCATTATTTGGAGTTTCTGCTCAATACATACCTTAATAGGAGGCTTCATTGATGCAACTACGTGGATACTACCTATCACAAGTTCATGAGAAATACTATCTAAAGAAGCTAACCCAGTGCATTTGTATCAATCTCTCATATTTAAAGGTACCACGTTTATGTCCTACATGTGTGGACGTCCTTTTTCCTAATAAAAGCGGCAGAATTGGACAgaaagtcatgtgaccatacCACAGGACTAGAGTCACGTGCTCTCGCCTAGGCGATCTATTGGATTGCCCACCATCATGTCGTCTGCCCCTTCAAAGACATCGAGCGAAGATATTATCGGTCAAAAGGTACCTATCATTAGACTCAGTGTCTCCATTATGTGGGAATACTGACAGGTGCTCTAGTATGATCGCTGTGTGGCAGATCTGATCGTCAAATCGTAGGCTGCATGACTATAAATGCGTTGGAGAGCAGCTAATATCGGTTAAATCCTAGTGGTGTGGGGTTCGGCGTTGGAATCGTTGCCAGTGTCCTTCTCTTCCGCCGTGAGTCTTGAATCGCTTGGTTCCTTAGTGAACCCATTTGAATTCTTTCATTAGGCCGCGGGTGGCCAGTTGCCTTGTCCACTGGTTTCGGTGCTGGTACGTTTCGCCTCTTACCACAAGAATCAATCAACTTTGCCTAATGATTCCAACCTATCAGGTGCTGCTTATGCCGATTGTGATCGGTCCTTCAACCCTGCTCGTATACCCGGTACCCGCATTGTCCCACCTTCTGCGCTCAAGGAGCAAAAATAAAGCTAGACACACGAATCTGACACTACTCGTGTCCTCAATGATAGAAAAATAAATATTTTGTTTGTTGATTTTGGCACCAGCGCCCCATGTCTCAGATAACAAAACATGGCCAAATGAATAAGATAGTCCCTCTATTACATTGACCTGCGCTCATTCCGTCTACGACGAAGAATTTGTGTTGATAGGGTTATCTTCCGGATATTTTCTCATAAATGCGTTGTCTCCTAATCGTGCGTGAGGGTTCTTCTGAACCTCTACCTCTACCGTCCTTCGCTCTTTCCCCAACACGAGGCGATTATACAAGACGTCTATGAGCTCATATCGTCTAGTCAGTGGTGACACCTCATGGCATCTTGACTTGCCGAACTCACATGACGTGACGACGAGCAATGGTCCTGACCAGATAATGGTGCGTATGCGACGTGCATCAGCTGGGAGTGGTGTATTTGACTGTATCATCTTAGGTTGTGCCCCGGTTTGTGTTCAGGGTAAATAACGATGCTGGCAAACTAAATTCTAACCTGGGTCGCTTGGGTACGAATTGTCCGTGAGTTAATTTCCCAGGTCACGTGACCTTTCAGAGGCGCCAATTCAATACATATCTTTATACCGCAGGTCATTAGTTCTACATATAACTTCAATCTCGAAAGACTGGCCACATAAAATTAGAGCCGTAGGCCATCTCTTCACAAAAGACCGATCTAATCACCTCGATAAGCATCGTGGGTGGGCATGAGACCGAGCATTTGTGATTTTTTTCTATTTCGAAACAGCTGCAATCCAGACATTCAGTGCGATAGCCACAGCCCCAAGAAGCCAGAGAGACCTAGTAGGTTTGGACTTACATCACCTCGAAATTTGGGGTTTAACAGAATACTTGCGCTTGAGAACTTGCTTAAGCCTTTTATACACATTACAAACGAGGATATGGGCCGCCACACACCAGGCTTATTGAGTGCAGTACTGCTGCTGGTATCAGTTATTCGGCAAAACCCGGATTTTCTTCTTGGACATTCTCAGTACTTGTGATACGAGTTTGAGTTAAGGTAGATCGTGTGGATAAGGACCTAGACTATAAAAAGCCCACAAAGGGCTAGAAAACAACGTAGTTTTCTTTTGTTAGGCGCCTCTCACTTTGTACTCAACCTGACATGGTGCATACTTGTACGGATACAAGTCTCGCCAGCATGTTTGTAATCTATATCCTTGTAGTTGGTTACAAGATATGTCATAATACTAATGCTGGACCTCTATGTTTCCTTGAACAATTTTGGAGCTTAAACATACTCGGCCACGTTTGTGATTGGAGATGAGGCAAATATACCTGTGGCTACAGGTCTCGATACCAATTTAGTTCAAGTGCTAGTGCAATGCACCCTCCCCATGGAACAGTGGTATCTGAGTTTCGGCTTTTTCCAGCAACCTGGGGTCATGTCACTTCAGTATGCGCCACCTATCGATTCGACTCGTAGCGGATTGATGGACAATCCGATAAAATTGCGCCGGTAACCACTTATAATATAAGAAGCATGACTGACTTGGTGAATTCGAAGTAGCGCATCTGACGATATGACGTATAGCAAGCAAGCTTTCCCTGTAGCCACAGCTCCAGAGGACTGCCGTAGGGTCCATGACGTGATTCCGAGCCAGTAAAACGTATTTATTCCAAACCAGGTTTACTGTGTCGAAGTACATTTGGTTAAGTGGAAAGTTACGAAGGCTTTACACCTCGCTTCGCACCCGTGTTCAGTAGCCATTGACGCTAGCCACAGCCGATGTTGATATAAAACAATTGGCCAATCAACCACAGTCAAAATCATCCGCTCTCACCACCCCCATCTCAAGCTCCTTCGCCATGTTAAGCTCACTCAAGTCTTTTTTTCTTAATATTCAAGCCCCACCAGCTCCAATGGACGTTACTCCGGTCTCAGTTAACTGGTTCCCTAATAGGTGCGTGTTTGTACCAAAGGTACTCCTGAAACAAGTCAATAACAACTCCTGCCATAGGCGTTGTAACTACGAATGCTCGTTCTGCTTTCATACATCCAAGAACACATTTATTCTACCAATTGATCAGGCAAAAGAAGGGCTAAGGGCACTGTCTGAAGCTGGAATGCGCAAAATGAATATCAGCGGTGGCGAACCCTTCCTCAATCCTACATACATTGGCGAGATTTTCAAGTTCTGTAAGGAAGATCTGGGTCTTGAGTCAACATCGGTCGTCAACAACGGCTCCAAGGTCACTGAAAAGTGGCTAGATCAATATGGAGCATACCTTGACATTATGGCCATATCTTGTGATACTTTTGATGTAGAGACCGATCTTAAACACGGGCGTGCTGAAAAGGGAAAGGCAACGCATATTGGCCGGGTATTTGAAGTTGTACGATGGTGCAAAGAACGAGGAATCAAAGTCAAGCTAAATTCAGTGATCACAAAGTAAGCAGAAGCTGTTATAACACCGAGACGGGCACCCTAAAATGCAACACCACAGACACAATTTTGAGGAAGACATGAATGATAGTATCAAAGAGCTAGCGCCTTTTCGCTGGAAGGTCCGTCAGTTCATACATTATGCCAAGCAGCGAGACCAGTTTAAGATATTAATATTTAATGATTGATGTCTAGGTGTTCCAAGTTCTGCTCCTAGAGGGGGAGAATAATGGCGTGGAGAATGGAGCACTTCGGGATGCACGCAGCCTGCTCATTACTAGAGACCAGTTTCAGTCGTTCCTCGATCGCCATAGGGAACAGAAGTGCCTTGTTCCTGAAGACAATGACGCCATGAAGGACTCTTACCTGAATTTAGATGAGGAGATGAGGTGAGTGCGAAAATTCAGTCTGGGTCCAGGAAATGAATGTATCCATACTTTCATAGGTTCTTAAACTGTTCGTTGGGTGGTAAGACTCCTGGGCGCTCGATTTTAGAAGTCGGGGTTCAACAAGCTCTTCAAGACGCCGGTTTTGATAATAAGGTACACAATCTACTGTTTTGAATATCTTCAATGCTAATATT
Encoded proteins:
- a CDS encoding radical S-adenosyl methionine domain-containing protein 2, with amino-acid sequence MDVTPVSVNWFPNRRCNYECSFCFHTSKNTFILPIDQAKEGLRALSEAGMRKMNISGGEPFLNPTYIGEIFKFCKEDLGLESTSVVNNGSKVTEKWLDQYGAYLDIMAISCDTFDVETDLKHGRAEKGKATHIGRVFEVVRWCKERGIKVKLNSVITKHNFEEDMNDSIKELAPFRWKVFQVLLLEGENNGVENGALRDARSLLITRDQFQSFLDRHREQKCLVPEDNDAMKDSYLNLDEEMRFLNCSLGGKTPGRSILEVGVQQALQDAGFDNKAFIERGGIFDWTREKVVPPSIEW